Genomic DNA from Sporosarcina sp. ANT_H38:
CTGAACATTTTTCTAAACAACCCGATGCCTAAGCCTATAAATGCTGAGACAATGACCCAACTCCACCAAACGGAACCATATGAAATGGCATCTTTCAGTGCGTGACCGATTAAGCCGATAAAGAGGCCTGCAATGGGTCCGAAAATCGTTGAAATAAGTGCAAGTAATGCATAATTTGTTTCAATCGACGTATTTGGAATCCCAGTCGGTATGGAAGCGAAACGACCTAAAATAACAAACAAAGCCGTCCCGATCCCGATTGCAACAATTGTTTTTGTTGAAAAAATTGATTTTTTCATGCGCAAACACTCCTATCTCTTTTTTCTATTGAATAGTTTTCATTCATAAACAATTCGCGGTGCTTTGCGGATGGTGACTTCCCAATTCGTTCCCGTACCGATTCGATAGGCGTCTGCGAACGAACCTTGGTTGATGGCGATGCCGATATTGTCGAGTGAATTAACATAGACTAGTGGCTCGCCAATGTGTAAATCTGCAAATGATCGACCAAACGTCATAATATTGTTGTAAATAGTTCGACCATCCGTAGTAATTGAAACTTCGAACGAATCACCATGCTGTTTTGCGATTTCCTTGAATTGTTTCCGGCTAATATTCGTCCAAAGGTTACCGAAAGGTTTGTCGATAATGTCGACAGTTCCTGTTATTACTTCATCAACAATTTTTGATATTTTTAGAGGTAAAGCAATAATCTTTTCAGTGTCAAGTGTTGGCCCGACATCTTCGAATTGAATAACACCGGCAGCAAGTCGTGCACCTGTATAGGCAAAAATATCACGACCATGGAAGGTATGTGATTCGCCGGAGTTTGGAAGTCGGTTGACGGTCTCATCTATTTCCCGAACTTCACTGATGCCAATGAATTGCGATACATGTGTTAACGTGCCATTGTCCGGTGTAATAATATAGTGATTATTAACTGTTTTTGCGACAACGCCACGTCGATCCGAACCTACACCTGGATCGACAATAGATACGAAAACTGTTTCACTTGGCCAATAACCGATGGCTTGCAATAATCGATAAGACGCTTCCCAAATATTATATTGAGGAATTTGATGCGTAATTTCATAAATAGGAATTCCGAGTTGGACGGAGTTCGCCACACCATGCATAGCGCTAACCGCACCATCACTTTTTCCGAAATCTGATTGAAAAACTAATAAACCTGTTGTCATTACAAATCCACTCCTCATTTTTATAGTGTATGAAACTGAAAAACAAAAAATCCCGACCCATTCAATCATTTATCGATTGAAAAGGACGAGATTAATTCTCGTGTTACCACCTTTTTTCGCTGCTTATTCACATAAACAACCTTAGCAAGTACAAAATCTTATCTTGATAGATTTTAGACTGTGATATTGATAACGGGTACCAACTCCCGCTGCTAATCTACTGATGCAAACTTGTTGCATGTTCAACGCAGAGCTCAGAGGCCATTGTTCAAGTGGAGTCTTCCTGCTTCTTTTCAGCTACCGAAGCTTTCTGTAAGAAATCCATCTACTTTACTTTTCTCTTCAACGCTATTAGGTATTAAAGAGTAATTTACAGGACGATGAAAGAAAAGTCAATGTTTTTAGATTTTTATATTTTAAAAGATTAAGATAGTGAAAGGTAATAGGTTCTGTAACAATCATACGCCTACTTATAAGATCCGAATAAGAAATGCCCGCCACTCCTACGAACTAAATCGTAAATGTGACGGGCATTTTTAAAAAAAGAATAGATAGTATAAGTTTTTTTATCGGAGCAGTGACTAGACTCTAGCGCTTTTCTTATTTTATGCTACTTTTTTCTTTTTACGGAACTTCCCTAAAAACTCATAGACAATCGGAACGAAGATTAGCGTGAGTAATGTAGAGCTTGTTAATCCGCCGATAACCGTAACACCGAGTCCTTTGGAAATTAGTCCACTACCTTCCGCGCCGATAGCTAACGGAATTAGTGCACCGATTGTAGCGAGTGCGGTCATAAGGATAGGACGAAGTCTTGTAGAGCCAGCTTCCAAAATAGCATCCCTTGTTGTAAGTCCTTCATTTTCTTTATTAATAACACGGTCAATTAACACAATCGCATTCGTCACGACGATACCGATTAGCATTAGCAAACCAATCATTGCGGAAACGCTGATTGTTTCGCCAGCAATCCATAGACCAACCAAAGCTCCAATCACAGTGAATGGGAGAGAGAACAAGATTGCCAATGGTGCAAGTCCTCCGCCAAATGTGATGACCAAGATTAAGTAAACGATAGCAATCGCAGCAAGCATCGCGAGTCCGAGCTGTGTAAACGCTTCTGTGATGTCTTCTGTTACGCCAGCTGTACTAACGGTCACATTAGATGGTGTCTTGAGTTCGTCAACTTTTTTCTGAATCGCTGTTGACGTTTTCGCGACATCTTTTGTCGTTATTTCTGCTGAAACACTTGCGAATAATTTTCCATCTTTACGAGAAATCGTATCAGAAGTTGTTCCTTCTTGGATGTCTACCAATTCGGAAATGGCTATTTCCATACCAAGAGGTGATTGAACTTTTTCTTTTAATAGTTCTTCGATTGTTTTATGTTCTTTCTTTTCTTGGTTAATTAACACTTCAATTGTTTTATTGCCTTCTTCGATTTTAGTTAACACTTCCTGCTGATTATCCGGATAGAGGACCATTCCGACTTGTGCAGCAGTTAAACCGTACTGTGTTAATTTCTCTTGATTGGCAACGAGTGTATATTCTTTATATTTTCTTGTTAAGCTTGTTTTAACATTCTTTAAATCATTGTTGTTACTCATGATTTTTTCGATGTTTTCAACAACAGGTTCAATGTCTTTCAAGTCATTTCCGTAAACGTAATAACTCACTGCATTACTTGAACCGCTTGTTGAGAAGTCTTGTGATTTCCATTCACCTTTTGTAGATAGCTTTTGGAGTTCAAGAATTGTTTTTTCTTTTACTTTTGTAAAATCAGCCGTATCTTTATCGAACGTCACAAACATGAGTGCTCCATTTGAAGCACCAGGTGCCATCGGATTTTCGCCGCCCACAGAAGCTTGCACGACGTCAACATCTTTCAAATCCAATAAATATGCTTCTGCGGATTCTACATTGCTGTTGACAGTATCGAGCGTTTCTCCAGGTTCAGGCGTGTACGTGATATACATTGTTTTCTGTTCTTCGTCTGGTAGGAAACTCACACCAATAACGGGGGCAAGGAATAGGCTGCCGACAAGCAGTGCAATCGAACTGACAGATGTGATTAATTTATGATTTAACGTCCAGTTCAATACTTTTTTATAAAAATCGGCCATCTTACTTGGTTTTTCTGTATGGCTATTAGTCGTTGAGTAAAGCTGTTTTTTGAATAAAGAATGTGCGAGCATTGGCACGATTGTAATCGCAACAATAAGTGAAGCGAGCAATGCAAATACAATTGTCAAAGCGAATGGCATGAACAATTCGCCGATCATACCGCTAACTAAAGCGATTGGCAAGAAGACTGCAATTGTAACAAGTGTAGACGACATGATGGGTTTAAACATTTCTTTTGTCGCTTCACGTACAAGTTCCTTACCTTTTAACTTTTCTGTTGGAAGAGACATTCGTCTAAATATATTCTCAACAACTACAATGGAGTCATCGATAACACGTGCAATTGCAACGGTCATT
This window encodes:
- a CDS encoding S-adenosyl-l-methionine hydroxide adenosyltransferase family protein — its product is MTTGLLVFQSDFGKSDGAVSAMHGVANSVQLGIPIYEITHQIPQYNIWEASYRLLQAIGYWPSETVFVSIVDPGVGSDRRGVVAKTVNNHYIITPDNGTLTHVSQFIGISEVREIDETVNRLPNSGESHTFHGRDIFAYTGARLAAGVIQFEDVGPTLDTEKIIALPLKISKIVDEVITGTVDIIDKPFGNLWTNISRKQFKEIAKQHGDSFEVSITTDGRTIYNNIMTFGRSFADLHIGEPLVYVNSLDNIGIAINQGSFADAYRIGTGTNWEVTIRKAPRIVYE
- a CDS encoding efflux RND transporter permease subunit, which encodes MNSIINFVMKNKLAVWLITLIITAAGIYSGSKMNLETIPDITIPIVSVTTIYPGATPDQVVNELSEPLEKAVKSLAGVKSVSSTSYQNASSLQIEYSFGTDMKQAEDDVNAALKNVTLPEAAMDPSVGRISINAFPILALSVSDNNSDLEQLTLKVQDLLVPELEGIDGVSSVAVSGQQIEEVILTFDKEKLAANNLDENTVKQIVKGSDMSMPLGLFQFNGEEQSVVIDGNITTVEDLENMLIPVMPTGAQASATPTAEMNPVATAPPAGADSGSFQLPSIKLGEIATIEHVGKAESISRTNGKEAIAVQVVKSQNANTVTVVNKVNELMTEFEKENDGVNISTTLDQGEPIQQSVNTMISKALFGALFAILIIMLFLRNFKSTIISIVSIPMSLLIAIIFLKQLDITLNMMTLGAMTVAIARVIDDSIVVVENIFRRMSLPTEKLKGKELVREATKEMFKPIMSSTLVTIAVFLPIALVSGMIGELFMPFALTIVFALLASLIVAITIVPMLAHSLFKKQLYSTTNSHTEKPSKMADFYKKVLNWTLNHKLITSVSSIALLVGSLFLAPVIGVSFLPDEEQKTMYITYTPEPGETLDTVNSNVESAEAYLLDLKDVDVVQASVGGENPMAPGASNGALMFVTFDKDTADFTKVKEKTILELQKLSTKGEWKSQDFSTSGSSNAVSYYVYGNDLKDIEPVVENIEKIMSNNNDLKNVKTSLTRKYKEYTLVANQEKLTQYGLTAAQVGMVLYPDNQQEVLTKIEEGNKTIEVLINQEKKEHKTIEELLKEKVQSPLGMEIAISELVDIQEGTTSDTISRKDGKLFASVSAEITTKDVAKTSTAIQKKVDELKTPSNVTVSTAGVTEDITEAFTQLGLAMLAAIAIVYLILVITFGGGLAPLAILFSLPFTVIGALVGLWIAGETISVSAMIGLLMLIGIVVTNAIVLIDRVINKENEGLTTRDAILEAGSTRLRPILMTALATIGALIPLAIGAEGSGLISKGLGVTVIGGLTSSTLLTLIFVPIVYEFLGKFRKKKKVA
- a CDS encoding ECF-type riboflavin transporter substrate-binding protein, with amino-acid sequence MKKSIFSTKTIVAIGIGTALFVILGRFASIPTGIPNTSIETNYALLALISTIFGPIAGLFIGLIGHALKDAISYGSVWWSWVIVSAFIGLGIGLFRKMFSIQDGEFGRKKIIAFNIAQSSVQAIGWFIIAPILDILIYAEPANKVFTQGIIAGISNIITVGILGTFLLAAYAKTRTKKGSLSYED